CTCGCTCTCCGACGCCACCGACCACGAGGACGTGGCGCAGCGGCTGCGGGACCTCTCGGAGATCGAGGACTGCTGGTTCATCGCGGGCGACGACTCGTACATGCTCAAGGTGCGGGCGGAGAACGTGGACGGCCTGGAGAAGATCATCCGGCGGCTCAGCGGCACGAAGGGCGTCTCGCGGACGCGTACGACCATCGTGCTCTCGACGAAGTGGGAGAACCGGGTCGGGGAGTTGCCCGAAGAAGCGTAGTCGTACGGTTGGGACGTCGTCGTAGAAAGGTGTGGGCATGGATCTCGGGCTCAAGCGCGAGCTGGAGGAGAAGGTCAGGGCGGGTGTACGCCTGACCCGTGAGGACGGCATCGCGCTGTA
The genomic region above belongs to Streptomyces coeruleorubidus and contains:
- a CDS encoding Lrp/AsnC family transcriptional regulator, with translation MDAVDRQLIQALRENGRASYAELGRLVGLSGPSVTDRINRLEAAGVITGYRATVDAASLGLGVTALIGISLSDATDHEDVAQRLRDLSEIEDCWFIAGDDSYMLKVRAENVDGLEKIIRRLSGTKGVSRTRTTIVLSTKWENRVGELPEEA